CGTTTTCCATagctttcataaaatttattcatgtTAAAATTGGTATTtatgtaattttcattttaattgttattattttgttgcatgttttaccaaaataaattttttgttgtttccatgCAGTAAGGTTACAAGCGAATATGCAAAGGAATTAAGAGTCCTAGCTAGCAAGATAATGGAAGTGTTATCTCTTGAACTAGGGTTGGAAGGTGGAAGGTTAGAAAAAGAAGCTGGTGGAATGGAAGAGCTTTTActtcaaatgaaaattaattactACCCAATTTGCCCTCAACCAGAGCTAGCACTTGGAGTTGAAGCCCATACAGATGTAAGTTCACTTACTTTCCTCCTCCATAATATGGTGCCAGGTTTGCAACTTTTCTATGAGGGCAAATGGGTCACTGCAAAATGTGTACCTGATTCAATTCTCATGCATATTGGTGACACAATTGAGATACTTAGCAATGGAAAGTACAAAAGTATCCTTCATCGTGGATTGGTGAATAAGGAAAAAGTTAGAATATCTTGGGCAGTGTTTTGTGAACCACCTAAGGAGAAAATTATTCTGAAGCCACTTCCTGAACTTGTAACTGAAAAAGAACCAGCAAGGTTTCCACCTCGCACTTTTGCTcagcatattcatcacaaactTTTTAGGAAGGATGAGGAGGAGAAGAAAGATGATCCCAAAAAATGAGTGCCTCATTATTCAATTTCTCTGGAAAATTTGCATTTTATACATTTGTATTGTGTTATCTTATCTTATCCTGGCCTATGAACTTTTTGTGTGTTGCGGTAATAATAGGGCTACATTATGTATGTGGCcta
Above is a genomic segment from Medicago truncatula cultivar Jemalong A17 chromosome 5, MtrunA17r5.0-ANR, whole genome shotgun sequence containing:
- the LOC11436267 gene encoding leucoanthocyanidin dioxygenase, with amino-acid sequence MGTVAQRVESLALSGISSIPKEYVRPKEELANIGNIFDEEKKEGPQVPTIDLKEINSSDEIVRGKCREKLKKAAEEWGVMHLVNHGISDDLINRLKKAGETFFELPVEEKEKYANDQSSGKIQGYGSKLANNASGQLEWEDYFFHCIFPEDKRDLSIWPKTPADYTKVTSEYAKELRVLASKIMEVLSLELGLEGGRLEKEAGGMEELLLQMKINYYPICPQPELALGVEAHTDVSSLTFLLHNMVPGLQLFYEGKWVTAKCVPDSILMHIGDTIEILSNGKYKSILHRGLVNKEKVRISWAVFCEPPKEKIILKPLPELVTEKEPARFPPRTFAQHIHHKLFRKDEEEKKDDPKK